One Aegilops tauschii subsp. strangulata cultivar AL8/78 chromosome 7, Aet v6.0, whole genome shotgun sequence genomic window carries:
- the LOC109734986 gene encoding disease resistance protein RGA5, with protein sequence MEVAAGAMGPVIRKLGELLVGEYNLEKRVKKGVQSLLDELEMMHAVLRKVGEVPSEQLEEPVRIWAGKVRDLSCDMEDAVDDFMVRVHEGSSSKPTNMRNRVKKFLKKTTKLFGKGKALHQISDAIKEAQDLAKELADLRRRYELDTRSTSNGATIDPRVLALHKDVGELVGVDRTRDELIKTLICEDGSSKEQLKTISIVGVGGLGKTTLTKAIYEKIKAQFECAAFVPVGQNPDIKKVFKDLLYDLNKEKFNDIHNTSKDENLLIKEIREFLVDKRYLIVIDDIWEEEIWRYINCALYKNKLHSRVITTTRNVSVSEACLSSSDDMIHKMKPLSDEESQILFHRRIFQSKEKCPEDLQAVSREILKKCGGVPLAIITIASLLVSNQRIKQKEEWMHVHSSMGRGVTEGGIVKDMKRILSLSYYDLPSHLKPCLLYLSIFPEDFEINRDLLIWRWLAEGFIQCDKDETRLFEIGKSYFNELMNRSLIQPAETNYEGTVVTCRIHDMVLDLICSLSSEENFISILDNAEWNAPNPQRKFRRLSLHNIKAKVQNHQIESTSLSKVRTFAVFSPVTCDWLPSLSSFQFLRVLDLGSCVSHESSSGISLKYVGNLIHLRYLGLKDADVRELPMDIGKLQLLQTLDIRGTSIKELPSSVVQLINLICLYVNYRVRLPKGMGSLMSLEVLEEVGLSSSPHIAEELSHLTEVRTLSIDCANMDEDLIDILIKSLGNLHKLQNLRIDDGGRLINRMCESWVPPPNLRSFDSWSLSSSSSFLRLPKWVNSSTLPHLSRLEIDVEELQGDDIQIIGMLPALRFLELTADRVMGTLAVRADAFPSARSCIFRGFPMASCLFPPGAMPRVQHLQFRVSAPSIARGEVDCGLGHLPSLEHIKVDLRRDNSSREELETAEAWLRRAAQAHPKRPTIEIR encoded by the exons ATGGAGGTCGCTGCTGGGGCGATGGGCCCCGTCATCCGTAAGCTCGGCGAGCTGCTCGTCGGAGAATACAACCTAGAGAAGCGAGTAAAGAAAGGCGTACAATCGCTCCTAGACGAGCTGGAGATGATGCACGCCGTACTTCGCAAGGTTGGCGAGGTGCCGTCGGAACAGCTCGAGGAGCCGGTCCGGATTTGGGCTGGCAAGGTGAGAGACCTGTCTTGCGACATGGAAGACGCTGTTGACGACTTCATGGTGCGTGTGCATGAGGGTTCAAGCAGCAAGCCTACGAACATGAGGAATCGAGTCAAGAAGTTTCTCAAGAAGACCACCAAACTGTTTGGCAAGGGCAAAGCACTTCATCAAATCAGTGATGCCATCAAAGAAGCTCAGGATCTTGCCAAGGAGTTGGCGGACCTGCGTAGAAGGTACGAGCTTGACACTCGTAGCACTAGCAATGGTGCTACCATTGACCCTCGTGTGTTAGCTCTGCACAAAGATGTAGGGGAGCTTGTTGGCGTTGACCGCACAAGGGATGAGCTTATCAAAACACTGATTTGTGAGGATGGGAGTTCCAAGGAGCAATTGAAGACGATCTCTATTGTTGGTGTTGGTGGGCTGGGCAAGACTACACTCACCAAAGCAATTTATGAGAAGATCAAAGCCCAGTTTGAATGTGCGGCTTTTGTCCCTGTAGGACAGAACCCTGATATCAAGAAAGTTTTCAAGGACTTACTCTATGACCTGAACAAAGAAAAGTTCAATGACATTCATAATACATCAAAGGATGAAAATCTCCTCATCAAGGAAATCAGAGAATTCCTTGTGGATAAGAG GTACCTTATCGTAATTGATGATATATGGGAAGAAGAAATATGGAGATATATAAATTGTGCTTTGTATAAAAACAAACTCCATAGTAGGGTAATCACAACAACCCGCAATGTGAGTGTGTCTGAAGCATGCCTCTCTTCCAGTGATGACATGATTCACAAAATGAAACCTCTTTCTGATGAAGAGTCACAGATACTCTTCCATAGAAGAATATTTCAAAGCAAGGAGAAATGTCCAGAAGATTTGCAAGCAGTATCAAGAGAGATATTGAAGAAATGTGGTGGTGTACCATTAGCCATCATAACAATAGCTAGCCTTCTAGTCAGTAACCAAAGGATAAAGCAGAAAGAAGAATGGATGCATGTGCACAGTTCGATGGGCCGTGGAGTTACAGAAGGTGGTATTGTGAAGGACATGAAGAGGATATTATCACTCAGCTATTATGATTTGCCATCCCATCTAAAGCCTTGTTTATTATATCTAAGCATCTTTCCTGAAGACTTTGAGATTAACAGAGATTTGCTGATATGGAGGTGGCTTGCTGAAGGGTTTATCCAATGTGACAAAGATGAAACCAGGCTGTTTGAGATCGGAAAGAGCTACTTCAACGAGCTTATGAACAGGAGCTTGATCCAGCCAGCGGAAACCAATTATGAAGGAACAGTAGTAACTTGCCGTATACATGATATGGTGCTTGACCTTATATGCTCGCTGTCAAGTGAGGAGAATTTTATCTCCATATTGGATAATGCGGAGTGGAATGCACCTAATCCGCAAAGAAAATTTCGCAGGTTATCACTTCATAATATCAAGGCAAAGGTTCAGAACCATCAGATTGAAAGCACTAGCCTGTCAAAAGTGAGGACCTTTGCTGTTTTTTCTCCTGTTACCTGTGATTGGTTGCCATCTCTCTCAAGCTTTCAATTTTTGCGTGTGCTGGATCTTGGAAGTTGTGTTAGCCATGAAAGTAGCTCTGGCATCAGCCTCAAGTATGTAGGGAATTTAATTCACCTAAGGTACCTAGGGCTCAAGGATGCAGATGTTCGCGAACTCCCAATGGACATAGGCAAGCTGCAGCTTTTGCAGACACTGGATATAAGAGGCACTAGTATAAAAGAATTACCTTCAAGTGTTGTACAGCTCATAAATTTGATATGCCTATATGTCAATTATAGGGTGAGGCTGCCAAAAGGAATGGGGAGCTTGATGTCCCTTGAAGTGCTGGAAGAAGTAGGCTTATCCTCATCTCCTCACATTGCGGAAGAGCTGAGCCATCTGACAGAGGTTAGGACACTCAGTATTGACTGTGCTAACATGGACGAGGATCTGATTGATATATTAATCAAGTCTCTAGGCAACCTGCACAAATTGCAAAATCTGCGTATTGATGATGGTGGCAGATTGATAAATCGCATGTGTGAAAGCTGGGTGCCCCCTCCAAACCTCCGTAGTTTTGATTCATGGAgcctctcttcttcttcgtcgtTCTTGAGACTTCCAAAGTGGGTTAATTCAAGTACGCTTCCCCACCTCTCCCGCCTGGAAATAGATGTGGAAGAACTGCAAGGGGATGACATTCAGATCATTGGGATGCTGCCTGCTCTTCGGTTTCTGGAGCTGACTGCTGATCGCGTGATGGGAACGTTGGCTGTGAGGGCCGATGCATTCCCATCTGCGAGAAGCTGCATTTTCAGAGGGTTTCCAATGGCGTCGTGCCTTTTCCCACCTGGAGCTATGCCAAGGGTTCAGCACCTTCAGTTCAGA